A genome region from Arachis duranensis cultivar V14167 chromosome 6, aradu.V14167.gnm2.J7QH, whole genome shotgun sequence includes the following:
- the LOC107494703 gene encoding cysteine-rich and transmembrane domain-containing protein WIH2, producing MSNYQRIPQESYPPPGYGTPYPAPQGYSPPGYPTAPPQPPSYHAYPPPPPQPPAGYAAYPPQPPPQYQGYQGYFNDGYPPQPQYQCEHHHHHHHNDTGFLQGCLAALCCCCLVEEIF from the exons atgagcAATTACCAGAGAATTCCCCAAGAATCATACCCTCCCCCTG GGTACGGAACTCCTTATCCTGCGCCACAAGGGTACTCGCCGCCCGGATACCCTACAGCACCCCCGCAGCCACCGTCGTACCACGCCTACCCTCCGCCTCCACCCCAACCCCCTGCTGGCTACGCGGCGTATCCTCCACAACCGCCCCCACAATACCAAGGGTACCAAGGGTATTTCAATGACGGTTATCCTCCTCAGCCCCAATATCAATGcgagcatcatcatcatcatcaccacaaTGATACCGGTTTTCTTCAAGGCTG CTTGGCAGCACTTTGCTGCTGTTGTTTGGTGGAGGAGATTTTTTGA